A DNA window from Solanum stenotomum isolate F172 unplaced genomic scaffold, ASM1918654v1 scaffold28786, whole genome shotgun sequence contains the following coding sequences:
- the LOC125851700 gene encoding DELLA protein GAI-like has product MNCREISMETIDEDEDSFVSNTDAIIYAASDISGWTHSLISDHNISKSSSSTNVDEHHQQQEISTAAGGSDGDDDSMIVSSSASSTWFNNNKQIDDQQEIRIFNVDFRALCNNTCSRSELRGGLLPDTDKTVNEESSVRLVNTLMACAEAIQENNLSLADELTSVLRRIAVSQIGGAMKKVATYFAEALSHKIHRTNRRDIVESSYSKDQLLHMSFYESCLFVKFAHFTANQSILEAFADSKRVHVIDFSLNQGSQWPALLQALALRPGGPPAFQLTGIGGHSQPDDSTDALHKVGWKLAQLAESIGVEFEFRGFVVHTLADLEASMLNIPSNVEAVAVNSVFELHRLFSIPGAIEKVLDLIKQVKPKIVTIAEPEANHNESVFMNRIKEAWHYYSTVFHLLENSEWTKRSTIDLEIVGPHLGREIYNLVACEGTERVVRHETLGQWRVRFNSAGFNLVPLASNTYRHADLLLALYTNEEGYRVEVKDGCLMWSWHSRPLITTSTWQICSQV; this is encoded by the coding sequence atgaattGTAGAGAGATTTCCATGGAAACaattgatgaagatgaagattcATTTGTTTCTAATACAGATGCAATCATCTACGCTGCTTCTGATATTTCAGGCTGGACTCACAGTTTGATCTCTGATCACAATATTTCTAAATCATCGTCTTCTACCAATGTAGACGAACACCATCAGCAGCAGGAGATTTCGACTGCTGCTGGTGGCAGTGATGGTGATGATGATTCGATGATTGTATCATCAAGTGCATCTTCCACCTGgtttaataataataagcaaattGATGATCAGCAAGAGATTAGGATATTTAATGTTGATTTTAGAGCACTTTGCAACAACACTTGCAGTAGATCAGAATTACGTGGTGGTTTATTGCCGGATACTGATAAGACAGTGAACGAAGAGAGTAGCGTTAGGCTTGTCAATACGTTGATGGCTTGTGCCGAGGCGATTCAAGAGAACAACTTAAGTCTAGCGGATGAACTAACCAGTGTTTTAAGAAGAATTGCAGTTTCACAAATTGGAGGAGCAATGAAGAAAGTGGCGACTTATTTTGCTGAAGCTTTGTCTCATAAGATTCACAGAACGAATCGACGAGATATTGTTGAATCATCCTATTCCAAGGACCAGCTCTTGCATATGAGCTTCTACGAGAGCTGCCTTTTCGTCAAATTCGCCCACTTCACTGCCAATCAATCCATTTTGGAGGCCTTCGCCGATTCCAAGAGAGTACATGTAATTGATTTCAGCTTGAATCAAGGTTCGCAATGGCCAGCACTTTTGCAGGCTCTCGCTTTGCGTCCTGGCGGTCCACCGGCTTTTCAGCTCACAGGAATTGGTGGCCACTCCCAGCCTGATGACAGTACCGATGCTTTACACAAAGTTGGTTGGAAGCTCGCCCAACTTGCAGAGTCAATTGGTGTAGAATTTGAATTCCGTGGATTCGTGGTTCATACTTTAGCTGATCTTGAAGCATCGATGTTGAATATTCCTAGTAACGTGGAAGCAGTGGCTGTGAACTCTGTTTTCGAGCTTCACCGTCTGTTTTCCATTCCAGGAGCAATTGAGAAAGTGCTGGATTTAATCAAACAAGTAAAGCCGAAGATTGTGACCATTGCCGAACCAGAAGCGAATCACAATGAGAGTGTCTTTATGAATAGGATTAAGGAAGCATGGCATTACTATTCAACAGTGTTCCATTTACTGGAAAATTCAGAGTGGACTAAGCGCAGCACTATAGACTTGGAGATTGTCGGACCGCACCTAGGGAGGGAGATCTATAATTTGGTTGCTTGCGAAGGGACTGAGCGAGTTGTGAGACACGAGACGCTGGGTCAATGGCGAGTGAGGTTTAACTCTGCAGGGTTCAACCTGGTTCCCCTGGCTTCAAATACGTACAGACACGCAGACTTGTTACTGGCCTTGTACACAAATGAAGAGGGATATAGAGTAGAAGTGAAAGATGGGTGTCTTATGTGGAGTTGGCATAGTCGTCCGCTAATCACCACCTCTACTTGGCAGATATGTAGCCAAGTCTAG